A genome region from Stegostoma tigrinum isolate sSteTig4 chromosome 37, sSteTig4.hap1, whole genome shotgun sequence includes the following:
- the fut11 gene encoding alpha-(1,3)-fucosyltransferase 11 isoform X1 has product MAAFPAAALILLLEVSLPRVGGRREAQAFEAASALSGMEFGAANGSSRRPGDRELPVLLWWSEDLFPHFPGGGRTSERIECGPIPGWASSGPAPRASCLVTRSKRALGHRRTAAVLFYGTDFRADRAPLPRRSRQTWALFHEESPMNNYLLSQAAAIRLFNYTATFRRHSDYPLPLQWLPAAGYLRHPPVTSLRRKNHLRRLGTAPVLYLQSHCPVASDRDRYVRQLMEHLQIDSYGQCLQNKNLPHDRLIDTLTATTEDAEFMVFVSQYKFHLAMENAICDDYMTEKLWRPMHLGAVPIYRGSPVVQDWMPNSHSVILIDDFESPKDLADYINFLDQNDDEYLKYLEYKQPGGISNTLLVESLEQREWGVNDINKPNYLNGFECFVCEKENGRLQAEEAHRQQPDKFKLPAPRIAAYNHMGCPLPVPGYGSIDEIPENDSWKEMWHQDYWQSLDQAEALSNMIHQNETDPSKLWDYVHQLIMKRNRH; this is encoded by the exons ATGGCGGCCTTTCCCGCCGCGGCCCTCATCCTCCTCCTGGAGGTCTCACTGCCGCGGGTTGGCGGCCGGCGGGAGGCCCAGGCTTTCGAGGCGGCCTCGGCGCTATCGGGGATGGAGTTCGGCGCGGCTAACGGCAGCAGCCGGCGGCCCGGAGACAGGGAGCTGCCGGTGCTGCTGTGGTGGAGCGAGGATCTGTTCCCGCATTTCCCCGGCGGAGGGAGGACGTCGGAGCGGATCGAGTGCGGTCCGATCCCGGGCTGGGCCTCTTCGGGCCCGGCCCCCCGCGCTTCCTGCCTGGTCACCCGCAGCAAGCGGGCCCTCGGTCACCGGCGGACGGCCGCCGTCCTCTTCTACGGCACCGACTTCCGAGCGGACCGGGCTCCACTGCCCCGCCGCAGCCGCCAGACCTGGGCCCTGTTCCACGAGGAGTCGCCGATGAACAACTACCTGCTGTCTCAGGCCGCCGCCATCCGCCTCTTCAACTACACCGCCACCTTCCGCCGGCACTCCGACTACCCGCTGCCCCTCCAGTGGCTGCCCGCCGCCGGCTACCTCCGCCACCCGCCCGTCACCTCCCTCCGCCGGAAGAACCACCTCCGCCGCCTCGGCACCGCCCCCGTCCTCTACCTGCAGTCACACTGCCCCGTGGCGTCTGACCGGGACCGCTATGTCCGCCAGCTGATGGAGCACCTACAG ATTGATTCTTATGGTCAGTGTCTGCAAAACAAGAACCTGCCTCATGATCGATTGATCGACACGCTAACAGCCACAACCGAAGATGCAGAGTTCATGGTTTTCGTAAGCCAGTATAAATTTCACCTCGCCATGGAGAACGCGATATGTGACGATTATATGACTGAGAAATTGTGGCGCCCCATGCACTTGGGAGCTGTGCCAATCTATCGTGGCTCCCCAGTGGTACAAGACTGGATGCCCAATTCACATTCTGTAATTCTAATTGATGACTTTGAATCACCGAAGGATTTGGCAGACTATATAAATTTCCTTGACCAAAATGACGACGAGTATTTGAAGTATCTAGAGTATAAACAGCCAGGTGGCATCAGCAACACTCTGCTTGTGGAGAGTTTAGAACAGAGGGAATGGGGTGTGAACGATATTAACAAGCCTAACTATTTAAATGGGTTTGAGTGCTTTGTTTGTGAGAAGGAAAATGGACGACTGCAGGCGGAGGAAGCTCACAGACAGCAGCCAGATAAGTTTAAACTGCCAGCCCCTAGAATAGCTGCCTACAATCATATGGGCTGTCCACTTCCAGTCCCTGGGTATGGAAGTATTGATGAGATTCCTGAAAATGACAG
- the fut11 gene encoding alpha-(1,3)-fucosyltransferase 11 isoform X3 — protein sequence MAAFPAAALILLLEVSLPRVGGRREAQAFEAASALSGMEFGAANGSSRRPGDRELPVLLWWSEDLFPHFPGGGRTSERIECGPIPGWASSGPAPRASCLVTRSKRALGHRRTAAVLFYGTDFRADRAPLPRRSRQTWALFHEESPMNNYLLSQAAAIRLFNYTATFRRHSDYPLPLQWLPAAGYLRHPPVTSLRRKNHLRRLGTAPVLYLQSHCPVASDRDRYVRQLMEHLQIDSYGQCLQNKNLPHDRLIDTLTATTEDAEFMVFVSQYKFHLAMENAICDDYMTEKLWRPMHLGAVPIYRGSPVVQDWMPNSHSVILIDDFESPKDLADYINFLDQNDDEYLKYLEYKQPGGISNTLLVESLEQREWGVNDINKPNYLNGFECFVCEKENGRLQAEEAHRQQPDKFKLPAPRIAAYNHMGCPLPVPGYGSIDEIPENDRVQNSSKCVLKQQLEQLWMPPTWENISKC from the exons ATGGCGGCCTTTCCCGCCGCGGCCCTCATCCTCCTCCTGGAGGTCTCACTGCCGCGGGTTGGCGGCCGGCGGGAGGCCCAGGCTTTCGAGGCGGCCTCGGCGCTATCGGGGATGGAGTTCGGCGCGGCTAACGGCAGCAGCCGGCGGCCCGGAGACAGGGAGCTGCCGGTGCTGCTGTGGTGGAGCGAGGATCTGTTCCCGCATTTCCCCGGCGGAGGGAGGACGTCGGAGCGGATCGAGTGCGGTCCGATCCCGGGCTGGGCCTCTTCGGGCCCGGCCCCCCGCGCTTCCTGCCTGGTCACCCGCAGCAAGCGGGCCCTCGGTCACCGGCGGACGGCCGCCGTCCTCTTCTACGGCACCGACTTCCGAGCGGACCGGGCTCCACTGCCCCGCCGCAGCCGCCAGACCTGGGCCCTGTTCCACGAGGAGTCGCCGATGAACAACTACCTGCTGTCTCAGGCCGCCGCCATCCGCCTCTTCAACTACACCGCCACCTTCCGCCGGCACTCCGACTACCCGCTGCCCCTCCAGTGGCTGCCCGCCGCCGGCTACCTCCGCCACCCGCCCGTCACCTCCCTCCGCCGGAAGAACCACCTCCGCCGCCTCGGCACCGCCCCCGTCCTCTACCTGCAGTCACACTGCCCCGTGGCGTCTGACCGGGACCGCTATGTCCGCCAGCTGATGGAGCACCTACAG ATTGATTCTTATGGTCAGTGTCTGCAAAACAAGAACCTGCCTCATGATCGATTGATCGACACGCTAACAGCCACAACCGAAGATGCAGAGTTCATGGTTTTCGTAAGCCAGTATAAATTTCACCTCGCCATGGAGAACGCGATATGTGACGATTATATGACTGAGAAATTGTGGCGCCCCATGCACTTGGGAGCTGTGCCAATCTATCGTGGCTCCCCAGTGGTACAAGACTGGATGCCCAATTCACATTCTGTAATTCTAATTGATGACTTTGAATCACCGAAGGATTTGGCAGACTATATAAATTTCCTTGACCAAAATGACGACGAGTATTTGAAGTATCTAGAGTATAAACAGCCAGGTGGCATCAGCAACACTCTGCTTGTGGAGAGTTTAGAACAGAGGGAATGGGGTGTGAACGATATTAACAAGCCTAACTATTTAAATGGGTTTGAGTGCTTTGTTTGTGAGAAGGAAAATGGACGACTGCAGGCGGAGGAAGCTCACAGACAGCAGCCAGATAAGTTTAAACTGCCAGCCCCTAGAATAGCTGCCTACAATCATATGGGCTGTCCACTTCCAGTCCCTGGGTATGGAAGTATTGATGAGATTCCTGAAAATGACAG
- the fut11 gene encoding alpha-(1,3)-fucosyltransferase 11 isoform X2 encodes MAAFPAAALILLLEVSLPRVGGRREAQAFEAASALSGMEFGAANGSSRRPGDRELPVLLWWSEDLFPHFPGGGRTSERIECGPIPGWASSGPAPRASCLVTRSKRALGHRRTAAVLFYGTDFRADRAPLPRRSRQTWALFHEESPMNNYLLSQAAAIRLFNYTATFRRHSDYPLPLQWLPAAGYLRHPPVTSLRRKNHLRRLGTAPVLYLQSHCPVASDRDRYVRQLMEHLQIDSYGQCLQNKNLPHDRLIDTLTATTEDAEFMVFVSQYKFHLAMENAICDDYMTEKLWRPMHLGAVPIYRGSPVVQDWMPNSHSVILIDDFESPKDLADYINFLDQNDDEYLKYLEYKQPGGISNTLLVESLEQREWGVNDINKPNYLNGFECFVCEKENGRLQAEEAHRQQPDKFKLPAPRIAAYNHMGCPLPVPGYGSIDEIPENDSICSSSSFYTPSVSCLADLYCVNGGERLGKRSQYSMEF; translated from the exons ATGGCGGCCTTTCCCGCCGCGGCCCTCATCCTCCTCCTGGAGGTCTCACTGCCGCGGGTTGGCGGCCGGCGGGAGGCCCAGGCTTTCGAGGCGGCCTCGGCGCTATCGGGGATGGAGTTCGGCGCGGCTAACGGCAGCAGCCGGCGGCCCGGAGACAGGGAGCTGCCGGTGCTGCTGTGGTGGAGCGAGGATCTGTTCCCGCATTTCCCCGGCGGAGGGAGGACGTCGGAGCGGATCGAGTGCGGTCCGATCCCGGGCTGGGCCTCTTCGGGCCCGGCCCCCCGCGCTTCCTGCCTGGTCACCCGCAGCAAGCGGGCCCTCGGTCACCGGCGGACGGCCGCCGTCCTCTTCTACGGCACCGACTTCCGAGCGGACCGGGCTCCACTGCCCCGCCGCAGCCGCCAGACCTGGGCCCTGTTCCACGAGGAGTCGCCGATGAACAACTACCTGCTGTCTCAGGCCGCCGCCATCCGCCTCTTCAACTACACCGCCACCTTCCGCCGGCACTCCGACTACCCGCTGCCCCTCCAGTGGCTGCCCGCCGCCGGCTACCTCCGCCACCCGCCCGTCACCTCCCTCCGCCGGAAGAACCACCTCCGCCGCCTCGGCACCGCCCCCGTCCTCTACCTGCAGTCACACTGCCCCGTGGCGTCTGACCGGGACCGCTATGTCCGCCAGCTGATGGAGCACCTACAG ATTGATTCTTATGGTCAGTGTCTGCAAAACAAGAACCTGCCTCATGATCGATTGATCGACACGCTAACAGCCACAACCGAAGATGCAGAGTTCATGGTTTTCGTAAGCCAGTATAAATTTCACCTCGCCATGGAGAACGCGATATGTGACGATTATATGACTGAGAAATTGTGGCGCCCCATGCACTTGGGAGCTGTGCCAATCTATCGTGGCTCCCCAGTGGTACAAGACTGGATGCCCAATTCACATTCTGTAATTCTAATTGATGACTTTGAATCACCGAAGGATTTGGCAGACTATATAAATTTCCTTGACCAAAATGACGACGAGTATTTGAAGTATCTAGAGTATAAACAGCCAGGTGGCATCAGCAACACTCTGCTTGTGGAGAGTTTAGAACAGAGGGAATGGGGTGTGAACGATATTAACAAGCCTAACTATTTAAATGGGTTTGAGTGCTTTGTTTGTGAGAAGGAAAATGGACGACTGCAGGCGGAGGAAGCTCACAGACAGCAGCCAGATAAGTTTAAACTGCCAGCCCCTAGAATAGCTGCCTACAATCATATGGGCTGTCCACTTCCAGTCCCTGGGTATGGAAGTATTGATGAGATTCCTGAAAATGACAG